The Amycolatopsis sp. NBC_01480 genome segment CGCGCAGGCCACGTCGACCAGAATGCGCTCGCGGCGTCCTTCGCCACCCACCACGATCCCGACCGCGGGTACGGATCCGGCGTCGCGCGTTTGGTGCAGGACATCCGCGCGGGGCAGCCGTGGCCGGAGCTGGCCGCGACGGCGTTCGGCGGCTCCGGTTCGTGGGGCAACGGCGCCGCGATGCGAGTCGCCCCGCTCGGCGCCTGGTACGGCGCGGACCTGCCGCGAGTGCTGCGCGAGGCCGAACAATCCGCCGTGGTGACGCACGCGCACTTCGAAGGGGTGGCAGGTGCGGTGGCGGTCGCGGCGGCCGCGGCGATGCGGGCCGTCCAGCCGACCCTCGGCGGCCCGGACCTGCTCTCCTCGGTGATCCCGTTCGTCCCGCCGGGCCGCGTCCGTGACGGCCTGACGACGGCGCTCGAACTCCTGCGCTCCGGCGCCGACCCCGCTGACGCCGCCAGGACACTGGGCACCGGCCGCGAGATCGCCGCGCACGACACTGTCCCGCTGGCGCTCTGGATCGCCGCCCGCCACTCCGCCGCGTACGTCGAGGCGATGTGGCTGGTCGCCCGCCTCGCCGAAGACGTCGACACCGTGGCGGCCATCGCGGGCGGCGTGCTGGCCGCCGGCGCCCACGAGATCCCCGTGGAATGGCTCCAGGCCACGGAGCCCCTGCCCGACTGGCTCTGACCGCGTCCGCCGGAGGCGGCCCCATCGTGATCGGGGCCGCGTCCGGGCGGGTTCACTGCGGCGGTTGCTGCTTGTCGACCGGGAACGGTTCGAGGTTGTCGTCGAGGCCGATGGCGAAGTTGTCGCCGGGACGGCGCGGCGGCGCGACCTTCCCGGTGGCGCGGTTGCGCGCATCGGCGGCCATCAGCTTGCGCAGCGGCTCCTGCAGCTCGGGCGGCAGGTCCTCGATGTTCGTGTGGTAGCGGCGGCGCAGCTCTTCGTTGCTCAGCGGCTCTTCGGGCATTCCCTCACCTTCCCAGGTCCTTGAGGTGGATCTTCCAGTTTCCCGCGGCGTCCTGGTCACGGCCGAGCACGCGGAAGCCGCTGCCCGGCGGGAACAGCACCTCGCTCTGGCCGACCGAGGCGTCCTTCAGCCACGAGATGTCCTTGCCGGTGGTCGACTGGATGACGAATTCGACGTTCCCGCTGAACGCCTGGTTCATGTCCGCGCTGGTGAACGCGGGCTCGCGCACCGAGGCGCCGGGCGAATAGCGGTCCAGGAACGCGTTCATGTCATGGGGCGCGATGTCGATGCCGCGGTACACCTCGCCCTGGTGCGCGGGGAGCTTGTTCAGGCCCGACACGGCTTCGCTGATCTCCGGGTCCATCGTGCGCAGCGCCCCCGTGTCGCCGGCGCGCAGCGCGCTGTTGAGGTCCTGGTGCGCCATGCCGGTGTAGTGGTCCAGCGCGCGGACCTCCTCGTTGCCGAGTCCCACGTCGGGTGCCCGGTCCAGCTGCTCCTGCAGCAGCCGCTCGTTGCCGGGCCCGAACTTGTCGTTGAACGCCTGGTGGTCGGCCGCGCCGGCGTGGTGGCCGGGGTCCTGGTAGTCCCCGGGATGATGCGGCGCGGCGTGGTCCGGGGCGGGTCCGTCGAGGCGCGAGCCGATGTCGTGGTGCACACCGGGGTCCGCGGGGGCGTGGCCGTCCAGGCGCCCGGCGATGTCGGGCTTCTCGATCAGCTCGGACTTGTCCCACGACGCCTCCGGCGGGGTGCCGTAGTGCGACGGCTGCGGTTCGGGCGCAGGAGGCTCGGCGTGGCTGGACGGGCCGAAGTCGCCCGCCGGGCCGAAATCCTCGTGGGCGCCGTAGCCGTGGTCGCCCCATCCCGCCGCGTCGGAGGCCGTGGTCCCGCCCGGCGGGCCGGCGAGGTCCCGGCCGGCCGTGGCCGCCGCGTCGTCGCCGATCGCCGACGCGGCGTCCCGGCCGGCGGTCTCCGCCGCGCTCCGGCCCACGGTCACCGCGGCCCCTTCGGCGGCCTCCTCGCCCACGCCGACGGCGACGCGCTCCGCCGCCGCGCCGGCCGTGCCCGCGCCGTCCGTGGCCGCGCCCAGCGCGATGTTCGGGATGAGCTTGCCGAAGGCCTCGGCCGGGTCGCTGCCCCAGCCGTCGCCGACCATGCCCTTGAGCAGGTCCATCGGGTGGTTCACGGTGTGCAGCAGCCCGGCGGCCGTGCCGGACAGGCCGGCGACGTACTCCGCGGGGTGCGTGATGTTGTACGGGTCGAACGGGCTCACCGAGCGCGCGAACTTCGCGATCCCGAAGGCGCCCTTGATGATCCCGCCGTAGAAGTGGGTGACGCCGTCCATGCCCATGTCCACCAGGTCGCCGGCGTCGTTCAGCAGCCGGTCGGTGAACTTCGGCTCGGCGGGTGCCGTGGCGGTGGCCGCGTCGACCGCGGCCTTGGCCCGGTCGCCCTCCTCACCGCGCCGCCGGCGGGCTTGGCCCAGCAGGTCTTGCGCGCGTTGCGCCCCGTCGGCGCCGGGATCGCGGAAGTCCGCCGGCCTCGGCCCCTCTTGCGCGGTATAGGCGAGGACCTGCTGGTTGTACGCGGACCTGGCGTGTTCGGAGTCCTGTTTCGCCTGCTTGTACAGCTTCACGGCCTCGGCGGCCTGAGCCTGGGCCCACCGCACCACGGCGGCGTATGAGGTCAGCGCCGTGGCCGCTTTCGCGCACGCGGCGGCGGCGTCGGACCACTGCGCCGGGTGCTGGTGGTACGACGCGCGGAACGCGTCCGCGGCCGAGCCGGTCCAGTGCGCGGTGTCGACCTTCGCCAGCCCTTCGGCGGTGTTGCCGAACGCCGTCGCGAACTTCGCCAGGTGCCCGGCCGATTCGGTGATCGCGCCGGCGTCGCCGTGCACGAGCCGGGTCGGGTCCTCGGTCTGCCCGAGCTGTTCCTCGCCGACCTGCGCGCCGAAGGTGTCGGCCACCGAGTCGCCGAAGCCGTCGACCGCTTCGGCCGCCGAGTGCAGCCCCACGCTGTCCAGCCCGTCGCCGACGAAGTGCGCGACGTCGTCAGCGGCCTTTCCGACCCCGCGGCCGACCGACTCGACGGTGTCCTCGAGGTCGTCGCCGATCTCGTCGATGAAGTTCCAGAGCCCCATCAGTGGGCATCCTGCTGCGGTACGGGGCCGAACGCCTGGTCCTCGACGTGCGCGTACGCGTCTCCCACGCCGATCGCGTTGGCGGCCGTCTTGCCGAGCCCCATCGGGCCTTCGGCCAGGTCGCGTCCCTCCGCCTTCCACTGCGCGGCCATCTGGCTCCCGGCCTTGTCCCAGGACGCGGCGCTGTAGTCCGGACGGCTGTCGGCGGCGAGCTGCTGCCAGGACTCCTGCGCCACCTGCTCGTCCGACTTGTGCGGGTCGCCGCCGACGTCCGACACGACGTCCTTCAGCAGGCCCACCGCGTACTGCTCCATGTCGTGATACCGCCCGGCGGCCAAGCCGAGCCGGCTCGCCATCTCGTTGCCGTCCTGCACCAGCGTGCGCACGCCCCAGGACCAGCGCTCGCAGAACGCGTCGAACGCGCCCTGCAGGCCCTCGTGCCCGATCTCCAGGCCGGACAGCGAAAGCTCGGAGAACCCGCGGCCGGACTCGCCGGCTTCGTCGACGCCGATCGCCTTCAGCTCCGTAATGGCGGTGTTGATGCCCTGCGCG includes the following:
- a CDS encoding ADP-ribosylglycohydrolase family protein → MTDQQAFASLRGLAVGDAFGAQILLPGDHPNIVGRQLPTAPWRWTDDTEMACSLYAVLRRAGHVDQNALAASFATHHDPDRGYGSGVARLVQDIRAGQPWPELAATAFGGSGSWGNGAAMRVAPLGAWYGADLPRVLREAEQSAVVTHAHFEGVAGAVAVAAAAAMRAVQPTLGGPDLLSSVIPFVPPGRVRDGLTTALELLRSGADPADAARTLGTGREIAAHDTVPLALWIAARHSAAYVEAMWLVARLAEDVDTVAAIAGGVLAAGAHEIPVEWLQATEPLPDWL
- a CDS encoding putative T7SS-secreted protein, coding for MGLWNFIDEIGDDLEDTVESVGRGVGKAADDVAHFVGDGLDSVGLHSAAEAVDGFGDSVADTFGAQVGEEQLGQTEDPTRLVHGDAGAITESAGHLAKFATAFGNTAEGLAKVDTAHWTGSAADAFRASYHQHPAQWSDAAAACAKAATALTSYAAVVRWAQAQAAEAVKLYKQAKQDSEHARSAYNQQVLAYTAQEGPRPADFRDPGADGAQRAQDLLGQARRRRGEEGDRAKAAVDAATATAPAEPKFTDRLLNDAGDLVDMGMDGVTHFYGGIIKGAFGIAKFARSVSPFDPYNITHPAEYVAGLSGTAAGLLHTVNHPMDLLKGMVGDGWGSDPAEAFGKLIPNIALGAATDGAGTAGAAAERVAVGVGEEAAEGAAVTVGRSAAETAGRDAASAIGDDAAATAGRDLAGPPGGTTASDAAGWGDHGYGAHEDFGPAGDFGPSSHAEPPAPEPQPSHYGTPPEASWDKSELIEKPDIAGRLDGHAPADPGVHHDIGSRLDGPAPDHAAPHHPGDYQDPGHHAGAADHQAFNDKFGPGNERLLQEQLDRAPDVGLGNEEVRALDHYTGMAHQDLNSALRAGDTGALRTMDPEISEAVSGLNKLPAHQGEVYRGIDIAPHDMNAFLDRYSPGASVREPAFTSADMNQAFSGNVEFVIQSTTGKDISWLKDASVGQSEVLFPPGSGFRVLGRDQDAAGNWKIHLKDLGR